The proteins below are encoded in one region of Hordeum vulgare subsp. vulgare chromosome 3H, MorexV3_pseudomolecules_assembly, whole genome shotgun sequence:
- the LOC123444135 gene encoding ATP synthase subunit beta, mitochondrial, protein MATRRAISSVLRAASRIRAASPSPCPRAPLHRPSPAGFLLNRAAAYASSAAAEAAPVTPPPTSDKHTGSKITDEFTGAGSVGQVCQVIGAVVDVRFDDGLPPILTALEVLDNSIRLVLEVAQHLGENVVRTIAMDGTEGLVRGQKVLNTGSPITVPVGRATLGRIINVIGEPIDHKGDIKTNSYLPIHREAPAFVEQATEQQILVTGIKVVDLLAPYQRGGKIGLFGGAGVGKTVLIMELINNVAKAHGGFSVFAGVGERTREGNDLYREMIESGVIKLDDKQSESKCALVYGQMNEPPGARARVGLTGLTVAEHFRDAEGQDVLLFIDNIFRFTQANSEVSALLGRIPSAVGYQPTLATDLGGLQERITTTKKGSITSVQAIYVPADDLTDPAPATTFAHLDATTVLSRQISELGIYPAVDPLDSTSRMLSPHVLGQEHYNTARGVQKVLQNYKNLQDIIAILGMDELSEDDKLTVARARKIQRFLSQPFHVAEVFTGAPGKYVELKEGVQSFQGVLDGKYDDLSEQAFYMVGGIEEVIAKAEKIAKENA, encoded by the exons ATGGCTACCCGCCGGGCCATCTCGTCAGTCCTCCGCGCCGCCTCCCGCATccgcgccgcctccccgtccccgTGCCCCCGCGCGCCGCTCCACCGCCCGTCCCCGGCCGGCTTCCTGCTCAACCGCGCCGCCGCCTACGCGTCATCCGCCGCGGCGGAGGCTGCTCCCGTCACGCCGCCCCCCACCTCCGATAAGCACACCGGCAGTAAGATTACGGATGAATTCACCGGCGCCGGCTCGGTGGGTCAGGTGTGCCAGGTCATCGGTGCCGTGGTGGACGTGCGGTTCGACGATGGTCTCCCCCCGATCCTGACCGCGCTGGAGGTGCTCGACAACAGTATCCGCCTCGTGCTCGAAGTGGCACAGCATCTCGGGGAGAATGTGGTCCGCACCATCGCCATGGACGGGACGGAAGGGCTCGTCCGCGGCCAGAAAGTGCTCAACACCGGCTCCCCCATCACT GTTCCTGTTGGTAGAGCGACTCTTGGGCGTATTATCAATGTTATTGGTGAGCCAATCGATCACAAGGGAGATATAA AAACAAACAGTTACCTGCCTATCCATCGTGAAGCCCCTGCTTTTGTTGAGCAAGCTACCGAGCAGCAAATCCTTGTTACTGGAATTAAG GTTGTGGATCTACTCGCACCCTATCAAAGAGGTGGTAAAATTGGTCTCTTCGGTGGTGCAGGGGTGGGCAAAACTGTCCTTATTATGGAGTTGATCAACAACGTTGCCAAGGCCCATG GTGGTTTCTCTGTCTTTGCTGGTGTTGGAGAACGTACTCGTGAGGGTAATGACTTGTACAGGGAAATGATTGAGAGTGGTGTCATTAAGCTCGACGACAAGCAG agtgagagCAAGTGTGCTCTTGTGTACGGGCAAATGAATGAGCCCCCTGGTGCTCGTGCTCGTGTTGGACTGACTGGTTTGACTGTCGCTGAGCATTTCCGTGATGCCGAAGGACAGGATGTGCTTCTCTTCATTGATAACATTTTCCGTTTCACTCAG GCAAACTCTGAGGTGTCTGCTCTGCTTGGTCGTATTCCATCTGCTGTGGGATACCAACCAACCCTTGCTACTGACCTGGGAGGGCTGCAAGAGCGGATTACCACCACGAAAAAGGGTTCTATTACATCCGTGCAAGCTATTTATGTGCCTGCTGATGATTTGACAgatcctgctcctgctactactttTGCCCATCTTGATGCTACTACTGTGCTGTCACGACAG ATTTCTGAGCTCGGTATTTATCCTGCTGTCGATCCTTTGGACTCCACATCCAGAATGTTGTCTCCCCATGTTCTTGGCCAGGAGCACTACAACACTGCTCGTGGTGTTCAGAAGGTTCTTCAGAATTACAAGAATCTTCAAGATATTATTGCCATTTTGGGAATGGATGAGCTCAGTGAGGATGACAAGTTAACAGTCGCTCGCGCTAGGAAAATTCAGCGGTTCCTTAGCCAACCTTTCCATGTTGCTGAAGTTTTCACAGGCGCACCGGGAAAGTATGTTGAGCTTAAGGAGGGTGTTCAAAGTTTCCAG GGTGTGCTGGATGGGAAATACGACGACCTTTCAGAGCAGGCATTCTACATGGTTGGAGGAATAGAGGAGGTCATTGCCAAGGCAGAGAAGATTGCCAAGGAGAATGCTTGA